Proteins found in one Pelobacter seleniigenes DSM 18267 genomic segment:
- a CDS encoding prepilin-type N-terminal cleavage/methylation domain-containing protein: MIYINPSKNNLGFTLIELIVAMVVISVALAGILSVITLTTRHSADPVLRRQSIAIAESYLEEISLKSYVDPDGGVEAGRALFDDVTDYNGLNDVGARDQNNNLIAGLGGYSVVVTVQATNFGPAGSTVAGLRIDVTVTDPAGESLTLSGFRTDY, translated from the coding sequence ATGATCTATATCAACCCGTCAAAGAATAACCTGGGCTTCACCCTGATCGAATTGATTGTCGCCATGGTGGTCATCTCGGTTGCTCTGGCTGGTATTCTTTCCGTGATCACGCTTACCACCCGCCATTCCGCCGATCCGGTACTAAGACGCCAGTCCATCGCGATCGCCGAATCGTATCTGGAAGAAATCTCACTGAAAAGTTATGTCGATCCGGATGGAGGTGTGGAAGCGGGGCGTGCTCTGTTTGATGATGTGACTGATTATAACGGCCTTAATGATGTTGGTGCCAGGGATCAGAATAACAACCTTATCGCCGGGCTGGGAGGATATTCGGTCGTGGTTACTGTGCAGGCGACAAATTTTGGTCCGGCTGGAAGCACGGTTGCCGGGCTGCGAATCGATGTGACTGTTACTGATCCGGCCGGGGAGAGTCTGACCTTGAGCGGTTTCCGGACGGATTATTGA
- a CDS encoding prepilin-type N-terminal cleavage/methylation domain-containing protein produces MLFKVCDSREPLRSSLRSNAAFTLVELIAVLLLLGILAAIAIPKFFNLNDYQTRAAYDEVVGAVRYAQKLAVASGCPTQVVLTASTYAIQQHEDGCTSGDYADISTAHPVSTGNFSPIVLDPAETFTFDAMGRSSFGGAITVGDLSFSVIAATGYVNEL; encoded by the coding sequence ATGTTATTCAAAGTTTGTGATAGCAGGGAACCTCTACGCTCTTCCCTGAGAAGCAATGCAGCTTTTACCTTGGTTGAGTTAATAGCTGTTCTTCTTCTTCTCGGTATTCTTGCTGCTATTGCCATTCCAAAATTTTTCAACCTGAATGACTACCAGACCCGCGCCGCCTACGACGAAGTTGTCGGGGCGGTGCGGTATGCTCAAAAGCTGGCTGTAGCCAGTGGTTGCCCCACCCAGGTGGTGCTTACGGCCAGCACCTATGCCATCCAGCAGCATGAAGATGGCTGTACCAGCGGGGATTATGCGGATATCTCAACAGCCCACCCGGTGTCCACCGGTAATTTCAGCCCGATCGTCTTGGACCCAGCAGAAACTTTTACTTTTGATGCCATGGGGCGCAGTTCGTTTGGGGGAGCGATCACGGTCGGAGACCTGTCTTTTTCCGTGATTGCGGCAACCGGTTATGTGAACGAGCTATGA
- a CDS encoding prepilin-type N-terminal cleavage/methylation domain-containing protein: MGGLSSQAGFTLIELIVVIVIIGILAALGGQLIVAPVTGYVDLSRRTRLVDQADTALRRMQRDIRAALPNSIRIDATGQYLEMLNTVDGGRYRRYPDPTTGGDILDFTTADTSFDVLGNLTVTPKGGQYLVVYNVSSSGSSTNAYAAVAGNRAIIGAGSSTTQVVLSPGFQFEHSSPYQRFFVVDQAVTYACEGGVLNRYDNYGINAAQATPPGVVPALVTANVAACSFSYNPGASQRAGLVTLQLTLSEDEEILTLQHQVHVVNVP; the protein is encoded by the coding sequence GTGGGGGGGCTTTCATCTCAAGCCGGCTTCACCCTGATCGAACTGATCGTAGTGATCGTGATCATCGGCATTCTCGCGGCGTTAGGCGGGCAATTGATTGTCGCTCCGGTCACAGGCTATGTGGACCTTAGCCGACGCACCCGCCTGGTTGATCAGGCCGATACCGCCCTGCGCCGGATGCAGCGTGATATCCGGGCCGCGCTGCCCAACAGTATCCGTATCGATGCTACCGGGCAGTACCTTGAAATGCTGAATACCGTCGATGGCGGGCGCTATCGGCGTTATCCCGACCCGACGACCGGGGGCGATATCCTTGATTTCACCACCGCAGATACCAGCTTTGACGTACTCGGAAACCTGACGGTGACGCCTAAGGGCGGGCAATATCTAGTTGTTTACAATGTTTCTTCGTCCGGCAGCAGCACCAATGCCTATGCCGCTGTTGCCGGTAATCGGGCCATCATCGGTGCGGGCAGTAGCACTACACAGGTTGTCCTGAGCCCGGGGTTTCAATTCGAGCACAGTTCGCCCTATCAGCGATTTTTCGTGGTTGATCAGGCCGTGACCTATGCCTGCGAAGGTGGTGTGTTGAATCGCTATGACAATTACGGAATCAACGCTGCACAGGCGACCCCGCCCGGCGTCGTTCCGGCGCTGGTGACCGCCAATGTCGCGGCTTGCAGCTTCAGTTACAATCCCGGTGCCAGCCAGCGGGCCGGGCTGGTGACATTGCAGTTAACCCTGAGCGAGGATGAGGAAATCCTGACCTTGCAGCATCAGGTTCATGTGGTGAACGTGCCATGA
- a CDS encoding endonuclease domain-containing protein: MKILTKNARALRKDMTAAERKLWWLVRNRQIKDQRFRRQMVIGPYIVDFCCPAHKLIIEIDGGQHQENREKDKIRTRWLEEQGFQVLRFWNHQVLTSVETVVEAIFTSIDDDAME, translated from the coding sequence GTGAAGATATTAACCAAAAATGCGCGTGCATTGCGCAAAGACATGACCGCTGCCGAACGCAAACTATGGTGGTTAGTGCGAAATCGGCAAATCAAGGATCAGCGTTTTCGGCGGCAAATGGTCATTGGTCCTTATATTGTCGATTTTTGTTGCCCAGCTCACAAGCTGATCATTGAAATTGACGGTGGTCAGCATCAAGAAAACCGTGAAAAAGACAAAATTCGAACGCGTTGGCTTGAAGAACAGGGTTTTCAGGTCTTGCGTTTTTGGAACCATCAGGTGCTGACATCTGTTGAAACCGTGGTCGAAGCAATTTTTACGAGTATTGACGATGACGCAATGGAATAA
- a CDS encoding prepilin-type N-terminal cleavage/methylation domain-containing protein yields MRNQNGFTLIELVVVIVILGILAAVAVPKFIDMRDEANTAALSGVIGGMSSAMSLNYAAYIVSSGAKGDAVDNCDDIGTVMEGGIPNGYTVTAAAIGAGAGSTADCTVTQTSTTNTATFTAIRTND; encoded by the coding sequence ATGAGAAACCAAAATGGTTTTACCCTGATTGAGCTGGTCGTGGTTATTGTTATTCTGGGAATTCTGGCGGCAGTGGCGGTACCGAAATTCATTGACATGAGAGATGAGGCAAATACTGCTGCATTAAGTGGGGTCATTGGCGGTATGTCCTCTGCGATGTCTCTGAATTATGCAGCATATATCGTATCGTCTGGAGCTAAAGGCGACGCAGTGGATAATTGTGATGATATCGGGACTGTAATGGAAGGTGGTATTCCTAATGGATATACTGTGACCGCTGCTGCAATTGGTGCCGGTGCTGGTTCTACGGCTGATTGTACTGTTACTCAAACTTCTACTACTAACACTGCAACCTTTACAGCTATCCGAACAAACGATTGA
- a CDS encoding filamentous hemagglutinin N-terminal domain-containing protein, whose protein sequence is MSLCALLAIHLLFAVPVFAAPQGGQVTSGSATINQEGTVTNIDQNSGKAIINWQRFGIAPNETVNFNQPNSHAVALNRVVGRESSLIEGALNANGQVFLINSAGVTIANGASINTAGFVASTQDISDADFLNGDYTFSGDSDAAVINLGTITATDGRYVILLGKTVSNQGLITATKGTVVLAGGAQTTLNFNGDSIVSVTVDQGTLDALVENKEAIYADGGNVILTAKAADDLLSAQVNNTGIIQARTIDDLTGSIELYAHGGTTTVDGTLDASAPNGGDGGFIETSGDTVTVADSAVITTLAGDGETGTWLIDPDGFVISNDGGDISATLLGTLLDSNHITLESTQGNGDNADIDVNDAVSWSANTTLTLTATNDININAAISAGGEDAGLDLNYGSDYNIADGGSITLSGASASLTVNGNAYTLIHSMDALAAVDGTGRYAIAEDLDAAGTLYSSALVNTLSGTLTGLGHGISNLTIRGYKYVALVGKADAGSVIRDLHLVNADITGGYYVGTLVGQSYADISHVSASGSITGTWASDSSTGTKYAGGLIGYQRNGSVTNAHADVDVTGHNDTDTDENTASKFIGGLIGYAKNTSIRDSSASGAVTGSNHVGGLLGYLYGSSSERSILSNSYATGIVTGTEWGTSLAPQPSENLGGLIGWAGWSEISDSYASGAVIGGIKMGGLIGKSANNIINNVFASGVVTSSYSGENDTTQGRIGGLIGESTTDAISDSHATGDVSGKNDVGGLIGYAAGTPSSSTTVTNCYASGDVTSNNNNSAANTGGLIGRSEHAIVTSSYATGDVTVASGSNHTGGLIGESSYTDISSSFATGNVIGANGVGGLIGALYYSNISDSYATGNVTGEGGFVGGLAGAAGESTLTNVSASGNVYVNILGLPGSADYVGGLLGSADGSTITNATASGNVTVEGNNSGTIGGLLGNSDNNSISDSTATGSVALNGNNAGRLIGTTIDSEGETTVTNSTYTDVAAEAAWQERQETALDTATTVSSSEEQGAYTMDKVDNWNQETASGSPVASSAAAVEGTIAYVDSANYSSHIRSIEIDGVRYNLEDDKGPSNSDK, encoded by the coding sequence ATGTCGTTGTGTGCTTTGCTGGCGATACACCTGCTGTTTGCTGTCCCGGTGTTCGCCGCGCCCCAAGGGGGACAGGTCACCAGTGGCAGCGCCACGATCAATCAGGAAGGCACTGTCACCAATATCGATCAGAACAGCGGCAAGGCGATCATCAACTGGCAGCGTTTCGGGATTGCTCCCAACGAGACAGTCAATTTCAACCAGCCCAATTCTCATGCGGTGGCACTGAACCGGGTTGTCGGCCGTGAAAGCAGCCTGATCGAAGGGGCGCTCAATGCCAACGGACAGGTGTTCCTGATCAACTCAGCCGGGGTGACCATTGCGAACGGGGCCAGCATCAACACCGCCGGGTTCGTCGCCAGTACGCAGGATATCAGCGATGCGGATTTCCTCAACGGCGACTATACCTTCAGCGGGGATTCCGACGCTGCCGTCATCAACCTGGGCACCATCACCGCCACGGACGGCCGCTATGTCATCCTTCTCGGCAAGACTGTTTCCAATCAGGGCCTGATTACCGCCACCAAAGGGACGGTCGTCCTGGCCGGCGGCGCCCAGACCACCCTCAATTTCAATGGCGATTCCATTGTCAGCGTGACGGTGGACCAGGGGACGCTGGATGCTCTGGTGGAGAACAAGGAAGCCATCTACGCCGACGGCGGCAACGTGATCCTCACCGCCAAGGCGGCGGATGATCTGCTCAGTGCCCAGGTCAATAATACCGGCATCATCCAGGCCCGAACCATCGACGACCTGACCGGGTCCATCGAACTTTACGCCCACGGCGGCACCACTACCGTGGACGGCACCCTAGATGCTTCGGCACCCAATGGTGGCGACGGTGGGTTCATAGAAACCTCGGGCGATACGGTAACCGTGGCGGACAGTGCCGTGATCACCACATTGGCTGGTGATGGAGAAACCGGCACCTGGCTGATTGATCCTGATGGCTTTGTCATCAGCAATGACGGCGGCGATATCAGCGCCACCCTGCTGGGCACCCTGCTCGACAGCAACCACATCACCCTGGAATCGACCCAGGGCAATGGAGATAACGCGGATATCGATGTGAATGACGCAGTGAGTTGGTCGGCCAACACCACTTTGACGCTGACCGCCACCAACGACATCAACATCAATGCCGCAATAAGCGCCGGCGGCGAGGATGCCGGCCTGGATCTCAATTATGGGAGTGACTACAATATTGCCGACGGAGGCAGCATCACCTTGAGCGGGGCTTCGGCCAGTTTGACCGTCAACGGCAACGCCTACACCCTGATTCATAGCATGGATGCTCTAGCCGCCGTGGACGGGACCGGCCGTTACGCGATCGCCGAGGATCTGGATGCTGCCGGCACCCTCTACAGCAGTGCCTTGGTCAACACTCTCTCCGGCACTTTGACTGGGCTTGGGCACGGTATCAGCAATCTGACCATTAGGGGCTATAAATATGTGGCTCTGGTCGGCAAGGCTGATGCAGGCAGCGTCATCCGTGATTTGCATCTGGTTAATGCGGACATCACCGGCGGCTACTATGTCGGTACCTTGGTCGGCCAAAGTTATGCTGATATCAGTCATGTCAGTGCCAGTGGCAGCATTACCGGCACTTGGGCCAGCGATAGTAGCACGGGTACCAAGTATGCCGGTGGGTTGATCGGCTACCAACGTAACGGCAGCGTTACCAATGCCCACGCTGACGTCGATGTTACCGGTCACAATGATACGGATACTGACGAGAATACTGCCTCAAAATTTATCGGCGGGCTGATCGGTTATGCCAAGAACACCAGTATCAGGGACAGCTCTGCCAGCGGCGCAGTCACTGGATCAAACCATGTCGGCGGGCTGCTTGGTTACCTCTACGGCTCTAGTTCAGAAAGGTCAATTCTCAGCAACAGTTATGCAACTGGCATAGTTACTGGCACCGAATGGGGGACCTCCCTCGCTCCTCAGCCCAGCGAAAACCTTGGTGGTTTGATTGGCTGGGCTGGCTGGAGCGAGATCAGCGACAGCTACGCCAGCGGCGCTGTTATTGGTGGGATAAAAATGGGTGGGCTGATTGGCAAAAGTGCCAACAATATCATCAATAACGTTTTTGCCAGTGGCGTTGTTACCAGCAGTTATTCTGGAGAAAACGACACCACTCAAGGCCGCATCGGTGGGCTGATTGGGGAGAGTACAACAGATGCCATTAGCGACAGTCATGCCACTGGTGACGTTTCCGGTAAGAACGATGTCGGCGGGCTGATCGGTTATGCTGCAGGCACCCCCTCAAGCTCAACGACAGTCACCAATTGTTATGCCTCTGGCGATGTTACTTCAAACAACAATAATAGTGCAGCCAATACAGGAGGTCTGATCGGGCGTAGCGAGCACGCCATTGTAACCAGCAGTTATGCCACTGGCGACGTTACCGTTGCAAGTGGGAGCAATCACACCGGTGGACTGATCGGCGAGTCCTCATACACGGATATCAGCAGCAGCTTTGCGACCGGCAACGTTATAGGCGCAAATGGTGTCGGTGGTTTGATCGGAGCGCTGTACTACAGCAACATCAGTGACAGCTACGCGACCGGCAACGTTACAGGTGAAGGTGGTTTTGTCGGCGGTTTGGCAGGAGCTGCTGGAGAAAGTACGCTGACCAATGTCTCAGCCAGTGGCAATGTCTACGTCAATATCCTTGGTCTCCCCGGTTCTGCGGATTATGTGGGTGGGCTCCTCGGCAGTGCCGACGGCAGCACTATTACCAACGCCACTGCCAGTGGGAATGTCACCGTTGAAGGAAATAATTCTGGAACAATTGGTGGGCTGCTTGGCAATTCGGACAACAATTCAATAAGCGATTCCACAGCTACCGGGTCGGTCGCCTTAAACGGTAATAACGCTGGACGCCTGATCGGAACAACAATTGACAGTGAAGGTGAGACGACCGTGACCAACAGCACTTACACGGACGTGGCGGCCGAAGCCGCCTGGCAGGAGCGGCAAGAAACTGCACTGGACACGGCGACCACTGTCTCCAGTAGTGAAGAACAGGGCGCATACACGATGGACAAAGTTGATAATTGGAATCAAGAAACCGCCTCCGGCTCGCCGGTCGCTTCATCGGCGGCAGCGGTTGAGGGAACTATAGCTTACGTCGATTCTGCCAATTATTCTAGCCACATCAGAAGCATTGAAATCGACGGTGTGCGCTATAACCTGGAGGACGATAAAGGCCCTTCGAACTCTGATAAATAA
- a CDS encoding pilus assembly protein MshP — MNMYRSLKNQAGFTLVQAIFILVVLALLGAAMVRLIGVQSSTSVMALQQARAYQAARSGLEWGAARASTGAGCTGGMTINGFQVAVVCQVNAFTEGSIGPYNVYRISAEAVSGVYGSPDYVSRTVQMKVGFYP, encoded by the coding sequence ATGAACATGTATCGATCACTAAAAAATCAGGCCGGTTTTACCCTGGTCCAGGCTATCTTCATCCTGGTGGTGCTGGCGCTGCTTGGTGCCGCCATGGTCAGGCTCATCGGGGTGCAGAGTTCAACCAGCGTCATGGCCCTGCAGCAGGCGCGGGCCTACCAGGCCGCACGCAGTGGCTTGGAATGGGGCGCCGCACGGGCTTCAACGGGGGCCGGTTGTACTGGTGGAATGACGATCAATGGTTTTCAGGTTGCGGTTGTCTGTCAGGTTAATGCATTCACAGAGGGATCGATCGGTCCCTACAATGTCTATCGCATTTCCGCGGAGGCTGTCTCTGGGGTATATGGCTCCCCGGATTATGTATCTCGAACTGTGCAGATGAAGGTGGGGTTCTATCCGTGA
- a CDS encoding DUF6701 domain-containing protein: MRLPGSQLLIIYCLTLCLCFIWPQLAEADRTITAVELDGNADGTLTVDPSAVVTAELFVSTYEWFDRNVRWRSSSWHIDDGVLKCVNHSNHNSAGTYSEQFAITAPANSGTHTVEFIAYSNDSCSSGESNSVTRQLVIAPPSVVAISLTSSNPTTSNTSVSWAVEFSQAMTGVDLDDFALVETDGATGASLTTISGSGTSWIVTANTGGSETGTLGLNLIDNDTVINAWGDPLGGAGTGNGNFQGASYSLRSPAPVLSKVASASASTIGDVVTFSVTASNPFDQAFDNVVVSDALPDGMTYVTHVASAGTVAISGQSLTWTISSLPAGASNTLTIAVELNKQGPLVNTATSPGSESASATVLVLASAVTHFRMDETVGSWTGTAGEVIDSGGTELHGRRRTSSYPTSTNIVDPDPTIASEHASVIGGFCNAASFDGNAIVEVGESALFDYTTQLSASAWIYPTAYPSGSGLYSILSNDVNYEFHLNSSGQLYWWWNSSTLTSATKIPLNQWTHVAITFDSSSGVRRQRIYINGVQDAKTNNWQGTLKSNPCNFYIGGDISTGATCNNIINERNFRGMIDEVKLYSFELSAEEVKADMMLGRSCSGTFDHIQIEHDGTASICAPERVTFRACMDSSCSALYPGSVTVGLNDDGWVGSNTFTFKGGIASYYLSRSSTGTVTLGTKSVTPTPSNSTRCDNGTSQSCSLDFEAASCDFDAVEPGAAPQTPIYTKLAGRSFDIDILALLGSTSINADYTGTVSVDLVDASESSCPTGNGLNTATDLSFSQADAGRKTVSFNYSPAARNVKVRALVGGSAPACSSDNFAIRPQSLDVTSNNATNLNLSGGAVIAAGAPFNLTATAVSGYDGTPQIDNTLLVGSPAAGVLAGTFSAASALTGVASGTEFSYTEVGHFGLDQYAVYDDSFTAVDQPGDCVSGFSNSLSSDRKYGCFFGSPEIPLVIGTSGFGRFVPARFNVNSNTPLLGSACNGVFTYLDQPFPFVTNPQWTVTALNRSGDTTLNYAGSYWHMNSGIGGRSYSDNSGSPAILAVATAGSGSWSGTADNDGVGILTLADEALVYSKPAAVTAPFNANVDLTLSADDLTDTDGVCYDPEGDSVCNSYTIAAIAGTEQRYGRLLLQNAYGPETLALTIPVRAEFFDGTAFVVNTADGCSAVDSANFALGNYQNNLADGETVIAGNGSLVNGLNDAAISLSAPGTGNDGSVDLTLDLSTATGAGLPWLQFDWNGDGTVNNPTCQATFGIYQGNPRLIYQRESVW; encoded by the coding sequence GTGAGATTGCCAGGTTCACAGCTTCTGATCATTTACTGCTTAACGCTTTGTCTATGTTTTATATGGCCACAGTTGGCAGAGGCCGATAGGACGATAACGGCTGTTGAATTAGATGGGAATGCAGACGGCACTTTAACGGTAGACCCGTCTGCAGTAGTCACCGCTGAACTTTTTGTGTCAACGTATGAATGGTTTGATCGGAATGTTCGCTGGCGATCCAGCAGTTGGCACATTGATGATGGGGTATTGAAATGCGTTAATCATAGCAACCATAATTCAGCAGGAACTTATAGTGAACAGTTTGCTATCACTGCTCCTGCGAACTCGGGAACCCATACGGTCGAGTTTATCGCTTACAGCAATGATTCTTGTTCCAGTGGCGAGAGTAATTCCGTAACTCGGCAGCTCGTTATTGCACCACCGAGCGTAGTTGCGATCAGCCTGACTAGTTCCAATCCAACCACCAGCAACACATCCGTCTCCTGGGCCGTTGAATTCAGTCAGGCTATGACTGGTGTCGATCTGGATGATTTTGCCCTGGTCGAGACTGACGGTGCCACGGGGGCCAGTTTAACCACGATCAGCGGGAGCGGGACGAGTTGGATCGTTACGGCGAATACCGGTGGCTCGGAGACCGGAACCCTGGGGCTCAATCTGATTGATAACGATACTGTTATTAATGCCTGGGGAGATCCCTTGGGGGGGGCTGGGACTGGGAATGGTAATTTCCAAGGCGCATCCTATAGCTTGCGATCCCCTGCTCCTGTTTTAAGCAAGGTCGCAAGTGCTTCGGCATCAACCATCGGCGATGTTGTCACGTTTTCCGTAACCGCCAGCAATCCGTTCGACCAGGCCTTTGACAATGTCGTTGTTTCGGATGCCTTGCCGGATGGGATGACTTATGTGACCCATGTGGCATCAGCCGGAACCGTGGCGATATCAGGACAGAGCCTGACCTGGACAATCAGTTCCCTGCCCGCCGGTGCAAGTAACACATTGACAATTGCCGTGGAATTAAACAAGCAGGGACCGTTGGTCAACACTGCCACCTCCCCCGGCTCCGAATCGGCCAGTGCTACGGTTTTAGTCCTTGCCAGCGCCGTGACTCACTTCCGAATGGACGAGACAGTGGGCTCATGGACTGGCACGGCTGGAGAGGTGATTGATAGCGGGGGAACTGAACTGCACGGCAGGCGCCGGACCAGTTCCTATCCGACCAGCACCAATATTGTCGATCCTGATCCGACCATTGCCTCTGAGCATGCCTCGGTTATTGGTGGGTTCTGTAATGCCGCGTCTTTTGATGGGAACGCTATCGTTGAAGTCGGGGAGAGTGCACTGTTTGATTATACAACTCAGCTATCTGCATCAGCATGGATTTATCCAACGGCTTATCCGTCCGGCAGTGGGCTCTATTCAATTTTGTCCAATGATGTCAACTATGAGTTTCACCTCAACTCTTCAGGACAATTGTACTGGTGGTGGAACTCTTCAACCCTGACCTCTGCAACAAAGATTCCCCTCAATCAATGGACCCATGTCGCCATTACTTTTGATTCGTCCTCGGGGGTCCGGCGGCAGCGCATTTATATCAATGGCGTGCAGGATGCAAAAACCAACAACTGGCAGGGAACGTTAAAGTCGAATCCCTGTAACTTTTACATCGGTGGTGATATCTCCACCGGGGCCACCTGCAATAATATTATAAACGAGCGAAATTTCCGGGGCATGATTGATGAGGTGAAGCTTTACAGTTTTGAGTTGAGTGCCGAAGAGGTCAAAGCCGACATGATGCTGGGGCGATCCTGTTCCGGGACCTTTGATCATATTCAGATAGAGCACGACGGAACCGCATCCATTTGCGCTCCTGAGCGAGTCACGTTTCGTGCTTGTATGGATTCCTCTTGCAGTGCACTTTACCCAGGATCGGTCACCGTTGGGTTAAACGATGATGGTTGGGTTGGTAGCAATACCTTTACTTTTAAGGGGGGTATTGCTTCATATTATTTGAGCCGGTCAAGCACAGGCACCGTTACCCTTGGCACCAAGAGCGTTACCCCAACTCCTTCCAATTCAACACGTTGTGACAATGGAACCTCGCAAAGTTGCTCCCTGGATTTTGAAGCTGCCTCCTGCGACTTTGATGCGGTCGAGCCAGGTGCTGCCCCGCAGACGCCTATTTATACCAAGCTGGCTGGGCGATCTTTTGATATCGATATTCTGGCGTTGCTCGGTTCCACCAGCATTAATGCCGATTACACCGGGACTGTATCCGTTGACCTAGTTGACGCCTCGGAGTCTTCCTGCCCGACCGGGAATGGTCTCAATACCGCCACTGACCTCTCTTTTTCCCAGGCCGATGCGGGTCGAAAGACGGTCTCTTTCAATTATTCTCCAGCAGCACGCAATGTCAAGGTGCGTGCCCTTGTGGGCGGTTCGGCACCGGCCTGCTCTTCTGATAACTTCGCCATTCGACCGCAGAGTCTTGATGTTACCTCCAACAATGCAACGAATTTGAATCTAAGTGGAGGGGCGGTGATTGCTGCCGGAGCCCCATTCAATTTAACGGCGACCGCTGTCTCCGGTTATGACGGTACGCCACAAATAGACAATACGCTACTTGTTGGCAGCCCGGCGGCCGGGGTGCTTGCCGGAACGTTTTCCGCCGCATCCGCGCTGACTGGCGTTGCCAGCGGAACGGAATTTTCCTACACTGAAGTCGGACATTTTGGTCTCGATCAATATGCTGTTTACGATGACAGCTTCACTGCCGTTGACCAGCCGGGCGATTGCGTCTCCGGCTTCTCCAATAGTTTGTCCTCCGACCGCAAATACGGCTGCTTTTTCGGGAGCCCGGAAATTCCCTTAGTGATCGGGACCAGCGGTTTTGGGCGCTTTGTCCCGGCCCGTTTCAATGTCAATAGCAACACGCCACTTCTTGGCTCAGCTTGTAATGGCGTTTTTACCTACCTGGATCAACCTTTTCCCTTTGTAACGAATCCGCAATGGACCGTCACGGCGTTGAACCGCTCAGGTGATACCACTCTGAACTATGCCGGGAGCTATTGGCATATGAACTCTGGCATCGGTGGGCGAAGCTATAGTGATAATTCCGGTAGTCCAGCAATCTTGGCTGTCGCCACTGCGGGTAGTGGTAGTTGGAGTGGCACGGCGGATAATGATGGCGTCGGCATCCTAACCCTTGCAGATGAAGCCCTGGTTTACAGTAAGCCTGCTGCGGTCACTGCTCCTTTTAACGCCAATGTCGATCTGACTTTAAGCGCTGACGATTTAACGGATACGGACGGCGTTTGTTATGATCCTGAAGGTGACAGTGTCTGTAACTCATATACGATTGCAGCAATTGCCGGAACCGAACAGCGCTACGGCCGCTTGCTGCTCCAGAATGCCTACGGCCCGGAAACCTTAGCGCTGACTATCCCGGTCCGGGCTGAATTTTTTGATGGGACGGCTTTCGTGGTGAACACGGCTGATGGGTGCAGTGCCGTTGACAGTGCCAATTTTGCATTGGGCAATTACCAGAACAATCTGGCGGACGGGGAAACCGTCATTGCGGGGAACGGCAGTTTGGTCAATGGTTTGAATGATGCTGCTATCAGCTTGAGTGCGCCCGGCACTGGCAATGATGGCAGTGTCGACCTGACCCTGGATCTGTCAACCGCGACAGGAGCGGGTCTGCCCTGGTTGCAATTCGACTGGAACGGTGACGGAACCGTCAACAACCCCACCTGCCAAGCCACTTTTGGAATTTACCAGGGGAATCCGCGTCTAATTTATCAGCGTGAATCGGTCTGGTAA